One Actinomycetota bacterium genomic window carries:
- a CDS encoding TIGR00730 family Rossman fold protein translates to MSRRARDETGAWVGRGRGTGLKPGGSTEDTALLRREEPGFLREDPWRVLRIMSEFIEGFDVLATIPEAVCVFGSARAPEDDPSYAAAREVGAELAKAGFAVITGGGPGIMEAANRGCHEAGGLSVGCNIELPFEQKMNAYVDLGVEFRYFFVRKNMFVKYAEGFVVFPGGFGTLDELFEALTLTQTGKIQHFPIVLYDRSYWSPLVDWLHGAVLGSGKVSPEDLELFRVCDEPGEVLEHIETVLDRRRPGEDPAAQPHVKPHKADAQ, encoded by the coding sequence CGGGCGGGTCCACGGAGGACACGGCGCTCCTACGCAGGGAGGAACCGGGGTTCCTCCGGGAGGACCCCTGGCGGGTCCTTCGGATCATGTCGGAGTTCATCGAGGGGTTCGACGTCCTCGCGACCATCCCGGAGGCGGTGTGCGTGTTCGGGTCGGCCCGCGCGCCCGAGGACGACCCCAGCTACGCGGCGGCCCGGGAGGTCGGCGCCGAACTGGCGAAAGCCGGGTTCGCCGTGATCACCGGAGGCGGCCCGGGCATCATGGAGGCGGCGAACCGGGGCTGCCACGAGGCCGGGGGCCTCTCGGTCGGGTGCAACATCGAGCTGCCGTTCGAGCAGAAGATGAACGCGTACGTCGACCTCGGCGTCGAGTTCCGCTACTTCTTCGTTCGCAAGAACATGTTCGTGAAGTACGCCGAGGGCTTCGTGGTGTTCCCCGGCGGGTTCGGCACGCTGGACGAGCTGTTCGAGGCCCTGACCCTCACCCAGACCGGCAAGATCCAGCACTTCCCGATCGTACTGTATGACCGGAGCTACTGGTCTCCGCTGGTCGATTGGCTCCACGGGGCCGTGCTGGGGAGCGGGAAGGTCAGCCCTGAGGACCTGGAACTGTTCCGCGTGTGCGACGAGCCCGGGGAGGTGCTCGAGCACATCGAGACCGTCCTCGATCGGCGCCGGCCGGGGGAGGACCCGGCGGCCCAGCCACACGTGAAGCCCCACAAGGCCGACGCGCAGTGA
- a CDS encoding phosphatidylserine/phosphatidylglycerophosphate/cardiolipin synthase family protein, producing the protein MSGSGGAAAAAPEELAAAAAVAGKPAVAGKPQAPWDPAHPSAIQIQTLTDGGQPAAQVAAWVAAFLGEARHSLAIALYDLGLSDATAAPVIQAIHEAAGRGVEVRLAYNEDHDQPIPVPPPPETNRTQIEAYGVPTRGIPGVPDLMHHKYVVRDEETVWTGSLNWTEDSWTREENVIAIVPSRDIAASYTRNFEELWSRRRVAGTGEYTPEPVDVAGTTVRVLFSPGRGRRLAHRIAAALGQAQRRIRVCSPVMTSGPVIATLAEVAAAGRVDVAGVLDSTQMAEVRRQWQEDAAWKIPIVESILSKTPFSGKRSTPYGPGTVHDYMHAKVVVADDTVFLGSYNLSHSGEENAENVLEIASADLAEGLARFVDGLRTRYEPMPAFDH; encoded by the coding sequence GTGAGCGGCTCCGGCGGGGCGGCGGCGGCGGCGCCCGAGGAGTTGGCGGCCGCTGCGGCCGTGGCCGGGAAGCCGGCGGTGGCGGGGAAGCCCCAGGCCCCTTGGGACCCGGCCCACCCTTCGGCCATCCAGATCCAGACCCTCACCGACGGCGGGCAGCCGGCCGCCCAGGTGGCGGCGTGGGTCGCCGCGTTCCTCGGCGAGGCCCGCCACTCGCTCGCCATCGCGCTGTACGACCTGGGGCTGTCGGACGCGACGGCCGCTCCCGTGATCCAGGCCATCCACGAGGCCGCCGGCCGGGGCGTCGAGGTCCGCCTGGCCTACAACGAGGACCACGACCAGCCCATCCCGGTCCCGCCCCCGCCCGAGACCAACCGGACCCAGATCGAGGCGTACGGCGTCCCCACCCGCGGTATCCCCGGAGTCCCGGACCTGATGCACCACAAGTACGTGGTGCGGGACGAAGAGACGGTGTGGACCGGTTCGCTGAACTGGACCGAGGATTCCTGGACCCGGGAGGAGAACGTGATCGCGATCGTTCCCTCCCGGGACATCGCCGCCAGCTACACCCGGAACTTCGAGGAGCTGTGGTCCCGCCGGCGGGTGGCCGGCACCGGCGAGTACACCCCCGAACCGGTCGACGTGGCCGGCACCACCGTTCGCGTGCTGTTCTCGCCAGGCCGGGGCCGCCGCCTGGCCCACCGGATCGCCGCGGCCCTCGGCCAGGCGCAGCGGCGGATCCGGGTGTGCTCGCCGGTCATGACCTCGGGCCCCGTCATCGCGACCCTCGCGGAGGTGGCGGCGGCGGGGCGCGTGGACGTGGCAGGGGTGCTCGACTCGACCCAGATGGCGGAGGTCAGGCGGCAGTGGCAGGAGGACGCGGCCTGGAAGATCCCCATCGTGGAGAGCATCCTTTCGAAAACCCCCTTCTCGGGGAAACGGTCGACGCCCTACGGTCCGGGGACGGTCCACGACTACATGCACGCGAAGGTCGTGGTGGCCGACGACACGGTGTTCCTGGGCAGCTACAACCTGTCGCACTCCGGCGAGGAGAACGCCGAGAACGTGCTGGAGATCGCGAGCGCCGACCTGGCCGAGGGGCTGGCCCGGTTCGTCGACGGCCTCCGAACACGATATGAACCCATGCCAGCGTTCGACCACTGA
- a CDS encoding YbjQ family protein yields MQQPPIPQTAPSPQGQALAMPVTTTFEFPGWEVQRSLGACFGLIVRSMGFAKGFGAAWKTLKGGEVSQYTELLEDSRRHAMDRMIENARLLGANAIVGMRFDSSEIGESLTEIVAYCTAVVVGARQ; encoded by the coding sequence ATGCAGCAGCCACCGATACCTCAGACCGCGCCCTCTCCGCAGGGCCAGGCCCTGGCCATGCCCGTCACCACCACGTTCGAGTTCCCCGGCTGGGAGGTCCAGCGCTCCCTCGGCGCGTGCTTCGGGCTGATCGTCCGCTCGATGGGGTTCGCCAAGGGGTTCGGGGCCGCGTGGAAGACCCTGAAGGGCGGCGAGGTCTCCCAGTACACCGAGCTGCTGGAGGACAGCCGCCGCCACGCCATGGACCGCATGATCGAGAACGCCCGCCTGCTGGGGGCGAACGCCATCGTCGGCATGCGGTTCGACTCCTCGGAGATCGGCGAGAGCCTCACCGAGATCGTGGCGTATTGCACGGCGGTGGTGGTGGGGGCGAGGCAGTAG
- a CDS encoding glucose-1-phosphate thymidylyltransferase produces MKALLTAGGHGTRLRPITHTQNKHLIPVANKPMLFYGLEGIAGAGIREVGIIVGDTEDEIRAAVGDGSSWGLEVTYLHQDAPLGLAHVVLTAQEFLGDQPFLMHLGDNLVRERLDRSIRVFREQQADAQVFLVKVPEPSRFGVAVLEGERIVRLVEKPREHVSDYALAGVYVFGPAIFRAAASLEPSWRGELEITDAIQYLVDHGYDVRAERLTGWWKDTGRLEDLLEANRFALDDQERLVEGDVDEASHLVGEVRVDAGAVVRESVIRGPAAIASGCRIERSTIDPYTSIYLNTTLLDSEIGNSIVMEDCVIQDVRRIRDSLVGRNVRVARGDSLPASVQLMVGDNSAITLP; encoded by the coding sequence GTGAAGGCCCTGCTGACCGCCGGCGGCCACGGCACGCGCCTTCGGCCGATCACGCACACCCAGAACAAGCACCTCATCCCGGTGGCCAACAAGCCCATGCTCTTCTACGGGCTGGAGGGGATCGCCGGCGCCGGCATCCGCGAGGTCGGCATCATCGTCGGAGACACCGAGGACGAGATCCGGGCGGCGGTCGGCGACGGCTCGTCGTGGGGCCTCGAGGTGACCTATCTCCACCAGGATGCGCCGCTCGGGCTGGCCCACGTCGTCCTCACCGCCCAGGAGTTCCTGGGGGACCAGCCGTTCCTCATGCACCTCGGCGACAACCTCGTGCGTGAACGCCTGGACCGCTCGATCCGGGTATTCCGGGAGCAGCAGGCAGACGCACAGGTCTTCCTGGTCAAGGTGCCGGAGCCGTCACGCTTCGGGGTGGCCGTCCTGGAGGGGGAGCGGATCGTGCGGCTGGTGGAGAAGCCTCGCGAACACGTCTCGGACTACGCCCTGGCCGGTGTGTACGTCTTCGGCCCGGCCATCTTCCGGGCCGCCGCGTCGCTCGAACCGTCGTGGCGGGGCGAGCTCGAGATCACCGACGCCATCCAGTACCTCGTGGACCACGGCTACGACGTCCGCGCCGAGCGCCTCACCGGGTGGTGGAAGGACACCGGGCGCCTGGAGGACCTCCTGGAGGCGAACCGGTTCGCCCTCGACGACCAGGAGCGGCTGGTGGAGGGCGACGTCGACGAGGCCTCGCACCTGGTGGGAGAGGTCCGGGTCGACGCCGGCGCGGTGGTTCGGGAAAGCGTGATCCGGGGGCCCGCCGCGATCGCCTCGGGCTGCCGGATCGAGCGATCCACGATCGACCCCTACACGTCGATCTACCTGAACACCACCCTCCTCGACAGCGAGATCGGGAACTCCATCGTGATGGAGGACTGCGTGATCCAGGACGTCCGCCGGATCCGGGACTCGCTGGTCGGACGCAACGTTCGGGTGGCGCGGGGGGATTCCCTGCCGGCGTCGGTCCAGCTCATGGTGGGCGACAACAGCGCGATCACGCTGCCCTGA
- a CDS encoding DUF5995 family protein: MLERSQSIDELIARMEEMLVPLERADDERQHFHATYMRTSMAFRAEIERSGFLDNEWVERWDLAFAQLYLDALDLDNRGEPTPGPWRIAFDACRQRSLPHLRYVLLGINAHVNYDLPQALLAVITDEEFDDPALTAKRASDHEHGDNILASRVPEEDRELAKVEGPGERTLLDRALQPFNRAGTKRFLKEARRKVWANARLLSRARRQGPDALAQRLGELEELSRARVAELREPGQVILRLAIRGFGVELAP, translated from the coding sequence ATGCTGGAACGATCCCAATCCATCGACGAGCTGATCGCGCGCATGGAGGAGATGCTCGTCCCCCTGGAGCGAGCCGACGACGAGCGCCAGCACTTCCACGCCACGTACATGCGCACGAGCATGGCCTTCCGCGCGGAGATCGAGCGGAGCGGATTCCTGGACAACGAATGGGTCGAGCGGTGGGACCTGGCCTTCGCCCAGCTCTACCTCGACGCCCTCGACCTCGACAACCGGGGCGAGCCGACGCCGGGCCCGTGGCGGATCGCGTTCGATGCCTGTCGACAGCGGTCGCTGCCCCATCTGCGGTACGTCCTGCTCGGCATCAACGCGCACGTCAACTACGACCTCCCCCAGGCCCTGCTGGCCGTGATCACCGACGAGGAGTTCGACGACCCCGCCCTCACCGCCAAGCGGGCCTCGGACCACGAGCACGGCGACAACATCCTGGCCAGCCGGGTGCCCGAGGAGGACCGGGAGCTGGCGAAGGTCGAGGGGCCGGGCGAGCGCACCCTCCTCGATCGCGCGCTGCAGCCGTTCAACCGGGCCGGGACGAAGCGATTCCTGAAGGAGGCCAGACGCAAGGTGTGGGCCAACGCCCGGCTCCTCAGCCGGGCCCGGCGGCAGGGGCCGGATGCCCTGGCCCAGCGCCTGGGCGAGTTGGAGGAGCTGTCCCGAGCCCGTGTGGCCGAGCTCCGGGAACCCGGCCAGGTCATCCTGCGGCTGGCCATCCGCGGCTTCGGGGTCGAGCTCGCCCCCTGA
- a CDS encoding HAMP domain-containing histidine kinase, with the protein MPSPLSRKRRLRKELEEELALRRHLLEIGDRLGAASASASSDIFPLLSERLSWVVPIKSLTIFMVDQVTRRIRAVYHSEPEVEGTILTHEFPIGDGATGRAVEVGESVIANHQAGHGVARYIPGTPQIPEHLLVVPVKVEEEVKVALTLRRNAADRPFLPEDARRAGLFGQHLGSAFLLRELAEKRALLARQVEQLQGLNRLKDEFVASVSHELRTPLTAIIGNVDTLARRGDRMSEGDRHRFLESAERQAKRLAELLENLLAESRLLGGHPDVVPVSLTVGPFLEEVADTLRSRAPARVVETACEGPLSLVTDRTLLYRILFNLGDNALKYSDGPVRLAARPQADGVLMEVTDRGEGIPPEHLATIFEQFRQLDAPSAHRAGGVGLGLHLSARVAEVLGGRISVDSEVGRGSTFALWLPRERMTSDDRGDPRQADAPVVRTPDPVAAGRRDPPTR; encoded by the coding sequence CTGCGCCGGCATCTCCTGGAGATCGGGGACCGGCTGGGAGCCGCCTCCGCGTCCGCCTCCAGCGACATCTTCCCGCTGCTGTCCGAGCGCTTGTCCTGGGTCGTGCCGATCAAGTCGCTCACCATCTTCATGGTCGACCAGGTGACCCGGCGCATCCGGGCCGTGTACCACTCCGAGCCCGAGGTAGAGGGCACCATCCTCACCCACGAGTTCCCGATCGGGGACGGGGCCACCGGACGGGCGGTGGAGGTGGGGGAGAGCGTCATCGCCAACCACCAGGCCGGGCACGGCGTGGCCAGGTACATCCCGGGGACTCCCCAGATCCCCGAGCATCTCCTGGTCGTGCCGGTGAAGGTGGAGGAGGAGGTGAAGGTGGCTCTGACCCTCCGCCGGAACGCCGCCGACCGCCCCTTCCTGCCCGAGGACGCCCGTCGGGCGGGCCTGTTCGGGCAGCACCTCGGGTCGGCCTTCCTGCTCCGGGAGCTCGCGGAGAAGCGGGCTCTCCTGGCCCGGCAGGTGGAGCAGCTCCAGGGGCTGAACCGGCTGAAGGACGAGTTCGTGGCCAGCGTGTCGCACGAGCTGCGGACCCCCCTCACCGCCATCATCGGAAACGTCGACACGCTCGCCCGCCGGGGCGACCGGATGTCCGAGGGCGACCGGCACCGGTTCCTGGAGAGCGCGGAGCGGCAGGCCAAGCGGCTGGCCGAGCTGCTGGAGAACCTGCTGGCCGAGTCCCGCCTGCTGGGCGGCCATCCGGACGTGGTCCCCGTGTCCCTGACCGTGGGCCCCTTCCTGGAAGAGGTGGCCGACACCCTGAGGTCCCGGGCCCCCGCCCGTGTGGTGGAGACCGCCTGCGAGGGGCCGCTCTCGCTGGTGACCGACCGGACGCTGCTGTACCGGATCCTGTTCAACCTGGGTGACAACGCGCTGAAGTACTCCGACGGCCCGGTGAGGCTGGCCGCCCGCCCGCAGGCCGACGGTGTGCTGATGGAGGTGACGGACCGGGGGGAGGGGATCCCGCCCGAGCACCTGGCCACCATCTTCGAGCAGTTCCGTCAGCTGGACGCGCCCAGCGCCCATCGGGCCGGCGGCGTGGGCTTGGGGCTGCACCTGTCGGCCCGGGTGGCGGAGGTCCTCGGAGGCCGGATCAGCGTGGACAGCGAGGTCGGCCGGGGATCGACCTTCGCCCTGTGGCTGCCGCGGGAACGGATGACCTCGGACGACCGGGGCGACCCGCGGCAGGCGGACGCGCCGGTGGTTCGCACTCCCGACCCCGTGGCGGCGGGCCGGCGGGACCCTCCGACCCGGTAG